The Prevotella sp. E9-3 genome has a window encoding:
- a CDS encoding type IA DNA topoisomerase gives MKVVLAEKPSVAQSIARIVGATQKKDGFYEGNGWQVTYAFGHLIQLALPENYGYNSWSKGNLPMLPKEFLMIPRQKKEGKTYKNDPGVMKQLRIIKKLFEDADTIIGATDSAREGEAILRYIVDYLNIRKPIMRLWINSLTDAAIKDGLNNLQPDSNYDNLFIAAKARSEADWLVGMNATQACSIMGKSLYSIGRVQTPTFVMIVERYLQNKDFKSVPFWQVALNTTDGVKLTSAGRWDEKCQAERAYNTASKTRNGKVIKAEKKMKTEQPPLLFSLTDLQKAANSKHGYSADKTLNIAQSLYEKQLISYPRTGSSYIPDDVYDTIPELLKNPVFDKFRASVDTIVKPSKRSVDASKIEDHHALLVTGVNPKTKDIKPDEQVIYDMILGRMVEAFSRPCEKEIDNYTVDAGGYLFTVSNTIILQKGWRAVYGADDKERTAVPSWYQGETICFIGAELQQGQTKPKPLHTEGTLLAAMETCGKDIDDEAQREAIKDRGIGTPATRAGIIETLIARNYVVREKKSLVPTPKGMEIYKIVKDMDIANASLTGLWEAKLAAIERGQMNVNQFNSDIVEYTKHVTDEFLHSDLKPILTGKQTEIECPLCHHGHIRFFDKVANCGNEGCNFHIFRTILGKKLTNSELTDLIIKGQTRELSGFKCKDGKPFKAKLKRDDKGGIAFVFSQKKSNN, from the coding sequence ATGAAGGTAGTATTAGCAGAGAAACCCAGCGTAGCCCAGAGCATTGCTCGAATCGTAGGAGCCACCCAAAAGAAGGATGGCTTCTACGAGGGTAACGGCTGGCAGGTGACATACGCCTTTGGTCATCTGATACAGTTGGCCTTGCCGGAGAACTACGGCTATAACAGTTGGTCGAAAGGCAACCTTCCCATGCTGCCCAAGGAGTTTCTGATGATTCCCAGACAGAAGAAGGAAGGTAAGACCTATAAGAATGATCCAGGCGTGATGAAGCAGCTCAGAATCATCAAAAAACTCTTTGAGGATGCAGACACCATCATAGGAGCAACCGATAGTGCCAGGGAGGGTGAAGCTATCCTGCGTTATATTGTGGACTATCTCAATATTAGGAAGCCCATCATGCGTCTGTGGATTAACAGTCTGACCGATGCCGCTATCAAGGATGGACTTAATAACCTCCAACCCGATAGCAACTACGACAACCTTTTTATTGCTGCTAAGGCGCGTAGTGAGGCAGACTGGCTGGTTGGCATGAATGCGACACAGGCCTGCAGCATCATGGGAAAGTCGCTTTATTCCATCGGCAGAGTGCAGACACCAACCTTTGTGATGATTGTCGAGCGATACCTGCAGAACAAGGATTTTAAGTCTGTCCCTTTCTGGCAGGTGGCCCTGAATACCACTGATGGCGTGAAGCTGACCAGTGCAGGCAGATGGGATGAGAAATGCCAAGCAGAGCGAGCCTATAACACAGCAAGTAAAACAAGAAACGGAAAGGTTATCAAAGCCGAGAAGAAGATGAAGACAGAACAGCCACCGTTGCTGTTCAGTCTGACAGACCTGCAAAAGGCTGCTAACTCGAAGCATGGCTATTCCGCAGACAAGACCCTGAACATTGCCCAGAGTCTCTATGAGAAGCAGCTCATATCCTATCCAAGAACTGGCTCATCGTATATTCCCGATGATGTGTATGATACCATTCCTGAACTACTGAAGAATCCAGTCTTTGATAAGTTCAGAGCAAGTGTTGATACCATCGTAAAGCCTTCCAAGCGTAGTGTCGATGCCTCTAAGATAGAAGACCACCATGCTCTTCTTGTAACGGGAGTTAATCCTAAGACCAAGGACATCAAGCCCGATGAGCAGGTTATCTATGATATGATACTCGGCAGGATGGTGGAAGCCTTTTCAAGACCTTGTGAAAAGGAGATTGATAACTACACCGTTGATGCCGGAGGCTATCTCTTTACAGTGTCGAACACCATCATCCTTCAGAAAGGCTGGAGGGCTGTCTATGGCGCTGATGACAAAGAACGTACAGCTGTTCCTTCATGGTATCAGGGAGAGACTATCTGTTTTATTGGTGCAGAGCTGCAGCAGGGGCAGACCAAACCCAAGCCGCTGCATACAGAGGGTACGCTGCTGGCCGCTATGGAAACCTGTGGTAAGGACATCGATGACGAAGCGCAAAGAGAAGCCATCAAGGATAGAGGTATAGGAACACCAGCCACCAGAGCGGGCATCATCGAAACCCTTATTGCCAGGAACTATGTAGTCAGGGAAAAGAAATCGTTGGTTCCTACGCCCAAAGGTATGGAAATCTACAAGATCGTTAAGGACATGGATATTGCCAATGCCAGTCTGACGGGACTGTGGGAGGCAAAACTTGCTGCCATCGAGCGAGGTCAGATGAATGTCAACCAGTTCAACAGTGACATTGTGGAGTACACCAAACATGTGACTGATGAGTTCTTGCATTCAGACCTGAAGCCTATCCTTACTGGTAAGCAGACAGAGATAGAATGTCCGCTATGCCATCATGGGCATATCCGTTTCTTTGATAAGGTCGCTAACTGTGGGAACGAAGGCTGTAACTTCCATATCTTCCGTACAATCTTGGGAAAGAAGCTGACCAATAGTGAGCTGACAGACCTCATCATCAAAGGTCAGACCCGTGAACTGTCAGGCTTCAAGTGTAAGGATGGCAAGCCATTCAAGGCAAAGCTGAAGAGAGATGATAAGGGAGGCATAGCTTTCGTATTTAGTCAGAAGAAAAGTAATAACTAA
- a CDS encoding DUF4494 domain-containing protein produces the protein MKNTINKYFEVKVKLQKTMEDGQQKKVSEQYVVEAATFGEAERRIAECLKPYIEGEFEVTDIKIAGYGQIINDNQDADKFFKAKVSFITLDETTGKEKKTSELYLVQSDTLESAESDVKSFLNDNNTTISSISETAILDVFPLD, from the coding sequence ATGAAAAACACGATTAACAAGTATTTTGAGGTGAAGGTCAAACTCCAGAAGACCATGGAGGATGGCCAGCAAAAGAAGGTCAGTGAGCAGTATGTTGTCGAAGCTGCTACCTTCGGTGAGGCAGAGCGTCGTATAGCAGAGTGCCTGAAACCCTATATCGAGGGCGAGTTTGAAGTCACGGACATCAAGATTGCCGGTTATGGACAGATTATCAATGACAATCAGGATGCAGACAAGTTCTTCAAGGCCAAGGTGTCATTCATTACCTTGGATGAAACCACTGGTAAAGAAAAGAAGACCTCTGAGCTGTATCTGGTACAGTCAGATACGCTGGAGTCTGCAGAGAGTGATGTGAAGTCATTCCTGAATGACAACAATACCACCATCAGCAGTATCTCTGAAACTGCCATCCTTGATGTATTCCCACTTGATTGA
- a CDS encoding topoisomerase C-terminal repeat-containing protein — translation MENTKSIGICPICGKGHITEHPFGWACDNSSKNPDGTWYNCKFVVFRQYHGALITEDDVKTLLETGETGELQMCNKEGKPFTGKLVIKDGKVQLAFPPRYLQGRCPVCGGRIKVTGKGYACENFFKKDDGHCNFFIGSTICNRVITEEEAENFLAGKKQILDGFCSKAGKHFSSLLSTTIEGKVMLNSTICQCPQCGGEIRVGARAYNCSNYSNEDVKCQFSVWRTIDGHEVTPDEVKQLCDKGETDEVIHFYRKDGSQFDKKLKLEDGKVILA, via the coding sequence ATGGAAAACACTAAATCAATTGGCATCTGTCCGATATGCGGAAAGGGCCACATTACAGAACACCCCTTCGGATGGGCCTGTGACAATTCAAGTAAGAACCCTGATGGGACATGGTACAACTGTAAGTTCGTGGTGTTCCGACAGTATCACGGAGCACTGATTACCGAGGATGATGTAAAGACGTTGCTTGAAACCGGTGAGACTGGCGAACTTCAGATGTGCAACAAGGAAGGTAAGCCGTTTACGGGTAAGCTCGTTATCAAGGATGGAAAGGTACAGCTGGCATTTCCTCCCCGTTACCTGCAAGGCCGCTGCCCAGTATGCGGTGGACGTATCAAGGTAACAGGAAAAGGCTATGCCTGTGAGAACTTCTTTAAGAAAGATGACGGTCACTGCAACTTCTTTATTGGCAGCACCATCTGTAACAGGGTTATCACGGAAGAGGAAGCCGAGAACTTCCTGGCAGGAAAGAAGCAGATACTGGACGGCTTTTGTTCCAAAGCCGGAAAGCACTTTTCTTCACTGCTATCCACCACAATAGAGGGAAAGGTCATGCTGAACTCCACCATCTGCCAGTGCCCGCAATGCGGTGGTGAGATACGAGTAGGCGCACGAGCCTACAACTGCAGTAACTACAGCAATGAAGACGTAAAATGTCAGTTCTCAGTCTGGCGAACCATCGACGGCCATGAGGTGACACCCGACGAAGTAAAACAACTCTGCGATAAGGGCGAGACCGATGAGGTGATACACTTCTATCGTAAGGATGGCAGCCAGTTTGATAAGAAGCTGAAGCTGGAGGACGGTAAGGTAATATTAGCATAA